One Platichthys flesus chromosome 14, fPlaFle2.1, whole genome shotgun sequence genomic region harbors:
- the si:ch211-155e24.3 gene encoding zinc finger protein 629 isoform X2 — protein MESCGFQNQLLSVMEVLAKAAVEEINRRVEDSCAVLRLEVNRSRRDIELLKNKCELMEAELRRSRLRARRRGDRCSPVVKVILSKQTQIMDWDTPRGAEASQQTLQGTDLEAPDEAQHVQIKEECAEEDEWRNDTDDKLISAAEPSPCFKSSTPQPSDAFVDHYLSAEDPAEPGPEPEPAGGDALPPEQQLSGSELVVKHEREEEPLDSCHASVTVVDPDPLWLSGLCGDAADPSFSYTAGGRLGPHSEEVAPRTYSAGKSHSVLVRVKRRASRTFGCRRAGDGLNSQINSPDHSSIAHQHQRRDEDPNPNPASSSSSSSSSRGGFSLARRMRTPWRSGVGEKRFSCTFCDKSFMRFSQLKEHLRSHTGEKPFSCLQCGRSFTKQCNLIRHAVVHSGEKPYECALCGKCFTQRSSLKSHQKTAH, from the exons ATGGAGAGCTGTGGCTTCCAGAACCAGCTCCTCTCCGTCATGGAGGTGCTGGCCAAGGCGGCGGTTGAGGAGATCAACCGGCGAGTGGAGGACAGCTGCGCGGTGCTGCGGCTGGAGGTGAACCGGAGCAGGAGGGACATCGAGCTGCTGAAGAACAAGTGCGAGCTGATGGAGgccgagctgaggaggagcaggctgcGTGCccggaggagag ggGACCGATGTTCTCCTGTGGTCAAAGTGATTCTCAGTAAACAAACTCAGATCATGGACTGGGACACACCGAGAGGAGCTGAGGCCTCACAGCAAACACTGCAG GGCACCGACCTGGAGGCTCCTGATGAAGCCCAACATGTGCAGATCAAAGAAGAGTGtgcagaggaggacgagtggaGGAACGACACGGACGACAAACTGA tttctgCAGCAGAACCGTCCCCGTGTTTCAAATCCTCGACACCTCAGCCGAGCGACGCCTTCGTGGATCACTACCTCTCAGCCGAGGACCCGGCGGAACCAGGACCTGAACCGGAACCGGCCGGGGGCGACGCTTTGCCaccggagcagcagctgagcggCTCGGAACTGGTGGTGAAACacgagagggaggaagagccGCTCGACTCGTGCCACGCGTCCGTGACGGTGGTCGATCCCGATCCGCTGTGGTTGTCCGGTCTGTGCGGGGACGCAGCCGATCCCAGCTTCTCCTACACGGCGGGGGGGCGGCTGGGGCCTCATTCAGAGGAGGTGGCGCCCAGAACTTACTCAGCAGGGAAGTCCCACTCCGTGCTGGTCCGAGTGAAAAGACGAGCGTCCAGGACGTTTGGATGTCGACGAGCAGGGGACGGACTCAACTCTCAGATCAACTCCCCGGATCACAGCTCCATCGCTCATCAGCACCAGCGCAGAGACGAGGACCCGAATCCAaacccggcctcctcctcctcctcctcctcctcctcccgcggGGGCTTCAGCCTGgcgaggaggatgaggacgCCCTGGAGGTCGGGCGTCGGCGAGAAGAGGTTCAGCTGCACCTTCTGCGACAAGAGCTTCATGAGGTTCAGCCAGCTGAAGGAGCACCTGAGGAGTCACACGGGCGAGAAGCCGTTCAGCTGCCTGCAGTGCGGCCGCAGCTTCACCAAGCAGTGCAACCTCATCCGCCACGCCGTGGTGCACAGCGGCGAGAAGCCGTACGAGTGCGCGCTGTGCGGGAAGTGCTTCACCCAGCGCTCCAGCCTCAAGTCCCACCAGAAGACGGCGCACTGA
- the si:ch211-155e24.3 gene encoding zinc finger protein 629 isoform X1, with translation MESCGFQNQLLSVMEVLAKAAVEEINRRVEDSCAVLRLEVNRSRRDIELLKNKCELMEAELRRSRLRARRRAGDRCSPVVKVILSKQTQIMDWDTPRGAEASQQTLQGTDLEAPDEAQHVQIKEECAEEDEWRNDTDDKLISAAEPSPCFKSSTPQPSDAFVDHYLSAEDPAEPGPEPEPAGGDALPPEQQLSGSELVVKHEREEEPLDSCHASVTVVDPDPLWLSGLCGDAADPSFSYTAGGRLGPHSEEVAPRTYSAGKSHSVLVRVKRRASRTFGCRRAGDGLNSQINSPDHSSIAHQHQRRDEDPNPNPASSSSSSSSSRGGFSLARRMRTPWRSGVGEKRFSCTFCDKSFMRFSQLKEHLRSHTGEKPFSCLQCGRSFTKQCNLIRHAVVHSGEKPYECALCGKCFTQRSSLKSHQKTAH, from the exons ATGGAGAGCTGTGGCTTCCAGAACCAGCTCCTCTCCGTCATGGAGGTGCTGGCCAAGGCGGCGGTTGAGGAGATCAACCGGCGAGTGGAGGACAGCTGCGCGGTGCTGCGGCTGGAGGTGAACCGGAGCAGGAGGGACATCGAGCTGCTGAAGAACAAGTGCGAGCTGATGGAGgccgagctgaggaggagcaggctgcGTGCccggaggagag cagggGACCGATGTTCTCCTGTGGTCAAAGTGATTCTCAGTAAACAAACTCAGATCATGGACTGGGACACACCGAGAGGAGCTGAGGCCTCACAGCAAACACTGCAG GGCACCGACCTGGAGGCTCCTGATGAAGCCCAACATGTGCAGATCAAAGAAGAGTGtgcagaggaggacgagtggaGGAACGACACGGACGACAAACTGA tttctgCAGCAGAACCGTCCCCGTGTTTCAAATCCTCGACACCTCAGCCGAGCGACGCCTTCGTGGATCACTACCTCTCAGCCGAGGACCCGGCGGAACCAGGACCTGAACCGGAACCGGCCGGGGGCGACGCTTTGCCaccggagcagcagctgagcggCTCGGAACTGGTGGTGAAACacgagagggaggaagagccGCTCGACTCGTGCCACGCGTCCGTGACGGTGGTCGATCCCGATCCGCTGTGGTTGTCCGGTCTGTGCGGGGACGCAGCCGATCCCAGCTTCTCCTACACGGCGGGGGGGCGGCTGGGGCCTCATTCAGAGGAGGTGGCGCCCAGAACTTACTCAGCAGGGAAGTCCCACTCCGTGCTGGTCCGAGTGAAAAGACGAGCGTCCAGGACGTTTGGATGTCGACGAGCAGGGGACGGACTCAACTCTCAGATCAACTCCCCGGATCACAGCTCCATCGCTCATCAGCACCAGCGCAGAGACGAGGACCCGAATCCAaacccggcctcctcctcctcctcctcctcctcctcccgcggGGGCTTCAGCCTGgcgaggaggatgaggacgCCCTGGAGGTCGGGCGTCGGCGAGAAGAGGTTCAGCTGCACCTTCTGCGACAAGAGCTTCATGAGGTTCAGCCAGCTGAAGGAGCACCTGAGGAGTCACACGGGCGAGAAGCCGTTCAGCTGCCTGCAGTGCGGCCGCAGCTTCACCAAGCAGTGCAACCTCATCCGCCACGCCGTGGTGCACAGCGGCGAGAAGCCGTACGAGTGCGCGCTGTGCGGGAAGTGCTTCACCCAGCGCTCCAGCCTCAAGTCCCACCAGAAGACGGCGCACTGA
- the si:dkeyp-68b7.12 gene encoding rho GTPase-activating protein 30, with the protein MRRVRRRGGNKEKVFGCDLLEHLNASSQEIPQVLRICSEFVEHHGIVDGIYRLSGVSSNIQKLRGEFESDGNPDLNKDVYLQDIHCISSLCKAYFRELPNPLLTYQLYDKFAEAVAIQLEEDRLVKIGDVLKELPPQHYRTLEFLMRHLVKMASYSSETNMHSRNLAIVWAPNLLRSKDIESTGFNGTAAFMEVRVQSIVVEFILNHVPQLFPEEGDSDERRKSLPSPSTASNPDELFLKSVPTRLVHSYGNISPGDGPQPMRPYHAIIEGTDKRKGSLKGRKWMSIFNIGGRFQDTRRRNKHSAKEKDRPAMRPARSMDSLSIQSYVNEGSKHPPQPPPSTNMSPLVTSSPQPGSEAAAPPGGMGGSEYAVTYRRGTGCVSGGTQGTYTALDPEGLGVTGSEGLQSRSPGLSTKAGRRAAMHITGPTMVTVPLHITSNLALGVLQGRGSDRVIHRGRDKDGGDKVEGKEGEGKGERKKIKRTEMKVEGVRKVRKEQTDGGGVADVEVKTVVEGGVGEEESEGAKAEKEEEERKGCRGESELVMVGRSVSRERVNANTDDEDASRNDQQDDRSSDYEDMKDMELADPHPEVTEPEYVSLREASDILNSTEAEGDDQGMSGYVQDNFEFLDHMDCCPMDHMDSSNSYQVHEFSVEPPCDSDDEYEVMVQAPPPPDPAVQHVHLQPGPETRTRSQTEFKPHRPLSLDLHLRHTKSLSLPYMTSPIDGPDESCSEEEEEEEEDHSEEEDYSSDEDGCMFAKSLPADFLLKNLSGYELDTDNASRLPVDQSPSSDDSEASHPKEPTPGDQEREEEMDEEEGEGKQIVKSEEVEEDHQQEDQPEKQSLAAEEDPDITEEVQSDKEKLCDSEPSTSSCEKTEKLITIKAEEEEEEEEKEEEEEQEEEEEEGEEEEEDDNLPTDYPPCHTDSCYTQETGDGRMEESGGHPGTCDEEEKAEKHTDRAEDRRVEKETETTCQEMGLEKNQEDENMLENPSEEDEEGTAGDEEEKQEGGREEDSVICSREVWEELEDVVCEVIEEGEKALMEGERAREQEEQEEQEEQEEQEKQEEQEEQEKQEEQEEQEEQEARDVKGSGEKREEEDEGGTNKTEGRIEVEKLTEMHGESEEKETSKLQVKEAAIEESQHHDREDEATREKENRTNDEEAADEQRRTTPNARSDVKTLKCEESDRSQGEGGGGGGGGGGGGGGGGGGGVGRKLVISQHPKVYQARAVPVVPPKPQHCRFTAMTLRQQQQQHHHEQHHQHHQQHQHQQQQQQQQHHHQQHQQHQQHQHQQQQQPLQREQGGADGGGENPPRVQPEQERVIAGEQGKDGARREMEMRKDGEDTSRNSPVSMCFDEAVAIATMRRGKERGSEKERSRDRGGEVL; encoded by the exons ATGCGAAGGGTtcggagaagaggagggaacaaAGAGAAGGTGTTTGGATGTGATCTGCTCGAGCACCTGAACGCCTCCTCTCAGGAGA TTCCTCAGGTCTTACGTATCTGCAGTGAGTTCGTGGAGCATCATGGCATCGTGGATGGAATCTACAGGTTGTCTGGAGTGTCGTCCAACATCCAGAAACTCAG GGGGGAGTTTGAGAGTGACGGGAACCCAGACCTGAACAAGGATGTGTATCTGCAGGACATCCACTGTATCAGCTCTCTGTGCAAAGCTTATTTCAGGGAGCTGCCGAACCCTCTGCTCACGTACCAGCTGTACGACAAGTTCGCT GAGGCTGTTGCCATCCAGTTGGAGGAGGACAGGCTGGTGAAGATAGGAGATGTGCTGAAGGAACTTCCACCACAACATTACAG GACTCTGGAGTTCCTGATGCGGCACCTCGTCAAAATGGCTTCATATTCCTCAGAGACCAACATGCACTCCAGGAACCTCGCCATCGTCTGGGCCCCCAATCTGCTCAG GTCAAAGGACATCGAGTCGACTGGGTTTAACGGCACGGCAGCCTTCATGGAGGTCAGGGTTCAGTCCATCGTCGTGGAGTTCATCCTCAATCACGTTCCTCAGCTGTTTCCtgaagaag GTGATTCGGATGAGAGAAGGAAGTCCctcccctctccatcaacagcGTCCAATCCGGATGAGCTGTTTCTGAAGTCTGTTCCCACTCGGCTTGTCCACAGCTACGGGAACATCAGCCCAGGAGACGGCCCACAACCCATGAGACCCTACCATGCAATCATAGAGGGAACAGACAA GAGGAAAGGATCTCTGAAGGGCAGGAAGTGGATGTCCATCTTCAACATCGGAGGACGATTCCAGGACACACGGAGACGAAACAAACACTCGGCTAAAG agaaagacagacCTGCCATGAGACCAGCAAGAAGCATGGACTCCCTCAGTATCCAGTCATATGTAAATGAAG GTTCCAAACATCCTCCCcagccccctccctccaccaacATGTCTCCCCTCGTCACCTCCTCCCCACAGCCGGGCTCAGAGGCCGCGGCACCTCCTGGTGGAATGGGGGGCAGTGAATACGCTGTGACGTACCGCAGAGGAACCGGGTGCGTGAGCGGGGGGACCCAGGGCACCTACACTGCTCTCGACCCTGAGGGCTTAGGGGTCACTGGCAGTGAGGGTCTCCAGTCCAGATCCCCGGGTCTCTCGACCAAGGCAGGTCGAAGAGCGGCCATGCACATCACAGGGCCCACCATGGTTACTGTGCCACTACACATCACCTCCAACCTGGCATTGGGGGTGCTGCAAGGGCGCGGGAGCGACCGGGTCATCCATCGTGGCAGGGATAAGGATGGAGGGGACAAGGtggaaggaaaggagggagaaggaaaaggggagaggaagaaaatcaAGAGGACGGAAATGAAGGTGGAGGGAGTCAGGAAGGTTAgaaaggagcagacagacgggGGAGGAGTTGCGGACGTGGAGGTGAAAACAGTGGTGGAAGGTGGTGTTGgcgaggaggagagtgagggagcAAAGGccgagaaggaggaagaggagagaaaaggatgTAGAGGGGAGTCGGAGCTGGTGATGGTAGGTCGAAGTGTTTCCAGAGAGCGAGTCAACGCCAACACAGACGATGAAGATGCATCAAGAAACGACCAACAGGACGACAGGAGCAGTGACTACGAGG ATATGAAAGATATGGAACTGGCTGATCCTCATCCAGAGGTGACCGAGCCGGAATATGTTAGTTTGCGCGAAGCGTCCGACATCTTGAACTCGACCGAGGCGGAGGGAGACGACCAGGGGATGTCTGGCTACGTTCAGGATAACTTTGAATTCCTGGACCACATGGACTGCTGCCCCATGGACCACATGGACAGCAGCAACTCATATCAG GTGCACGAGTTCTCCGTCGAGCCTCCTTGTGACTCAGACGACGAGTATGAGGTCATGGTTCAAGCTCCGCCTCCCCCGGATCCTGCAGTGCAACATGTGCACCTGCAGCCGGGCCCTGAAACACGCACCCGGAGTCAAACCGAGTTCAAACCTCACAGGCCGCTGAGCCTCGACCTGCACCTGCGACACACTAAATCCCTCAGCCTGCCTTATATGACCTCACCTATCGACGGGCCGGACGAGTCCTgctctgaagaggaggaggaggaggaggaagaccacagtgaggaggaggattacAGCAGTGACGAGGATGGATGCATGTTCGCTAAAAGCCTCCCCGCTgatttccttttaaaaaatctgaGCGGGTATGAACTGGACACTGATAACGCCAGTAGACTTCCTGTTGACCAATCACCAAGCTCTGATGATTCTGAGGCGTCACACCCTAAAGAACCGACCCCCGGAGACCAGGAGCGAGAAGAAGagatggatgaagaggagggagaaggaaaacagaTAGTGAAGAGCGAAGAAGTAGAGGAAGATCATCAACAAGAAGATCAACCAGAAAAACAAAG TTTGGCAGCAGAAGAAGATCCCGACATCACGGAGGAAGTTCAAAGTGACAAAGAAAAGCTGTGTGATTCCGAACCCTCAACATCCAGCtgtgagaagacagagaaactcATCACTATcaaggctgaggaggaggaggaggaggaggagaaggaggaggaagaggagcaggaagaggaggaggaggaaggggaggaggaggaagaggatgataaTCTTCCCACTGATTATCCACCTTGTCACACAGATTCCTGTTACACACAGGAGACGGGTGATGGTCGgatggaggagagtggaggTCATCCTGGAacctgtgatgaagaggagaaggcagaaaaacacactgacagGGCAGAGGACCGGAGGgtagaaaaagagacagagacgacATGTCAAGAAATGGGTCTGGAGAAAAATCAAGAGGATGAGAACATGTTGGAAAACCCcagtgaagaggatgaagagggaacagctggtgatgaagaagagaaacaggaaggTGGCAGAGAGGAGGATAGTGTCATTTGTAGCAGAGAAGTTTGGGAGGAACTTGAGGATGTGGTATGTGAAGTGATCGAGGAGGGGGAGAAGGCTCtgatggagggggagagagctagagagcaggaggagcaggaggagcaggaggagcaggaggaacaggagaagcaggaggagcaggaggagcaggagaagcaggaggagcaggaggagcaggaggagcaggaggcgcGGGATGTGAAGGGatcaggagaaaaaagagaagaagaggatgaaggaggaacaAACAAGACAGAAGGTAGAATAGAGGTCGAGAAGCTCACAGAGATGCACGGAGAGTCTGAGGAGAAAGAGACGAGTAAACTTCAGGTGAAGGAGGCAGCCATTGAAGAGAGTCAGCATCACGACAGAGAAGATGAGGCcacaagagagaaagaaaacaggacgAACGATGAAGAGGCCGCTGATGAGCAACGCAGAACAACTCCCAACGCCAGGTCTGATGTCAAAACCCTCAAGTGTGAGGAGAGTGACAGAAGCCAAGgagaaggaggcggaggaggaggaggaggaggaggaggaggaggaggaggaggaggaggaggagttggcaGGAAGCTGGTTATCTCCCAACACCCAAAGGTTTACCAGGCGAGAGCTGTGCCAGTCGTGCCCCCAAAGCCTCAGCACTGCAGATTCACCGCCATGACcctccggcagcagcagcagcagcatcaccacgagcagcaccaccagcaccaccagcagcaccagcaccagcagcagcagcagcagcagcagcatcaccaccagcagcaccagcagcaccagcagcaccagcaccagcagcagcagcagccactgcagagagagcagggaggtgcagatggaggaggagaaaacccCCCGAGAGTCCAGCCGGAGCAGGAGAGGGTCATTGCAGGGGAGCAGGGGAAGGACGGAGccaggagggagatggagatgagGAAGGACGGGGAGGACACGAGCAGAAACAGTCCCGTCAGCATGTGTTTCGATGAGGCCGTCGCCATTGCAACCATG